The following DNA comes from Arcobacter cloacae.
TTGCAATATAATTTTTACCTATAAAAAGTTTTGTAAATGGCTCTATAAATCTATTTGTATAATCTTCATGTAATACAAATAAAGGTTCGATATTTTTATTTTTGAATTCTTGGGCTATGGAATTGAATTTTGAAATCATCTCAATCATTCCAATAAAATTTTTATTTTTATCATAAATTGGAAGCATTGTTTTGAAAGTCATATCAAATCTTCCAGTACTAATAGTTATCATTTCTCTTGGATTTTTTATCATATCAGCAATATCAAGTCTAGCAGCGGCTGCATTATCACCAATTTTATTGGTCCAACTTCTGTAAAAACTATATCCATTTTTATCAATAATTTGAATCCATAAATTCTTATTATCGCTAAAATGTTGAATGTTCTCTAACTCTTCTTGGAAATTAATAAGATTTCTATCATTTTTTAAAAGAGCTTCTCTTACAGAATTGTCTCTGCTTATTAGGTATGTAATAGCAGAAGTATTACCTTTTTTCTTCGAAACTTCGTCTGCAAATAATTTTTTTATCTCTTGAGTTTTAAAATTATAAATTTCAGATGTAAGTTGTTTTTTCTTATTTTCATAAATAAAAAATAGTAAAAAAATAGTAAAAAATAATAAAATAAATATAAATAAAAGTTTTTTCATGCCCGCATTATAGCCTAATTTAGGCTTTTGTTAGATGAAAAAATTTATTTTACCAAGGACCTTGAAATTTAATAACTTTATGAGATACTTTCTTTTTATGTTTTGTAGCTTTGCCTTGAACTCTTTTTCTCCACATTTTAAAACTGCTTTTTTTCATCAAAGTTCGCATTTTCTTTTTCACTTGATTTTCAGTTAAACCATAAAGCTCGAAAATAGTATCAAAGGTAGTTCTATCTTGCCATGCCATTTCAATAAGTCGGTTTAAATCCTCTTCTTGAAATGGTGTTAAATCTTTTTTTTGTTTTTTTGGCTTTTTTGTAAAGTCTAGTTTTAATCTCTCTTTTTTTTCAAAATACATGATTTACTCCTGAATAGTCCAAATAAATTTTGAAGTATCAAATCCTAAAGTTGGAAGTTTTTGTAAAATCTCATTTTTTACCTCTTCTGAAATAGTTTTTTCTCTTGCTAAAATCCATAAATATTCACGACTAGGAGTTCCAACAACTGCATAACTATAGTTTTCATCAAGCATTAAAACCCAATAATCCCCGTAAAATGGTCTAAAAAAACTAACTTTTAATTTACTATTTGACCCATCAATTGCATAGGCTCTACCTGTTGCTTCTTTTTTCTCATTTGTTTGGATTTTTGTACATCTATTGATTACTTTTATTGTTTTTTCATCCATCATTGAGTAGTTTGCAGTTACATTTTTACAATCTCTTTCAAAAAAGTGTTCATACCTTGCAATTTTATACCAAGAGCCTAAATACTTATTTAGTTCTACTTTTTGTACAGTTTGTAAAGGGGGATTTTTTGAAGAACAAGCTGTAAATAAAAATAGGGCAAAAATAGGTGTTAAGAGTTTAAAAAAGTTTTTCATAAAACAATCCTTTTTATTTTAGTATATAAAAAAACAGATT
Coding sequences within:
- a CDS encoding lipocalin family protein; the protein is MKNFFKLLTPIFALFLFTACSSKNPPLQTVQKVELNKYLGSWYKIARYEHFFERDCKNVTANYSMMDEKTIKVINRCTKIQTNEKKEATGRAYAIDGSNSKLKVSFFRPFYGDYWVLMLDENYSYAVVGTPSREYLWILAREKTISEEVKNEILQKLPTLGFDTSKFIWTIQE
- a CDS encoding TIGR03643 family protein, encoding MYFEKKERLKLDFTKKPKKQKKDLTPFQEEDLNRLIEMAWQDRTTFDTIFELYGLTENQVKKKMRTLMKKSSFKMWRKRVQGKATKHKKKVSHKVIKFQGPW